The genomic segment GTCGCCGACCTCTTCGACCGGACCCTCGTGCACCACCGGACGGACGTCGATCAGCACCAGTCCGCGCCGGACCGTCGAGACACCATCCTCGACCGGCTCGGCGCGGCTCTCGACGAGGCCGGCGTCACGCGGGACCAGGTCCTCGCGCTGTGCGTCGGCGTCGCGGCCCCCGTCGACAGGGACGGCGTCTCGCCTCCCCATCCCGACGGCTTCTGGGAGCGCACCAATCCCGGCCTCACCGATGCTCTGCGGGACTGGGCGGCCGTCGTGGAGATCAAGAACGACGCCCAGCTGGCCGCCATCGCTGAGGGGAGCGACGGCGCGGCCGTCGGCTGCCGCGACTATGTCGCGCTCCTTTCGAGCGAGCGCTTCGGCGGGGGCGTGGTCGTCGACGGACACGTGTTGCACGGCGCACACGGCGGAGTCGGCGAGGGCGTCGTCTTCGACCACATCGTCGGTGTCGGATCCGCCGTCGGCCTCCCGCATGCGCTGCAGGATCAGACGCGGAAGGCGCTGGCCGATGGAGACATCGCTGCGGACGGCCCCCTCGGACGACTCGTCGCCAACGACCACCTCGACGCGCGGTCGGTGCTCACGCTCGCCGCATCCGGTGATGCGGATGCGCTCGAAGTGACGGACCGCGTCGGTACGGTCGTCGCCTGCGTCGTCGGGGTCCTCGGCAGCATGTACGACCCGGCTCGGGTGATCGTGTGCGGCGCCGTCGCGGAGAGCATCGAGCCGGTGCTCGACGCCGCGCGGCGGATTCTCCCCGCCGAGCTGCACCTGCCGGCCCCCGAGATCCTCGCCTCGACGCTCGGCGCGGAGGTCGTTTCCGTCGGAGCGCTCGCCACTGCCCGGCGCGCCG from the Microbacterium ginsengiterrae genome contains:
- a CDS encoding ROK family protein; this encodes MLDFSWAAGEFTATDVMAATSLTRSTAIDAIDTLVGAGVLQELPNARAVGAYRSGRPARRFALSADLGVVVGIDAGDTHLAVTVADLFDRTLVHHRTDVDQHQSAPDRRDTILDRLGAALDEAGVTRDQVLALCVGVAAPVDRDGVSPPHPDGFWERTNPGLTDALRDWAAVVEIKNDAQLAAIAEGSDGAAVGCRDYVALLSSERFGGGVVVDGHVLHGAHGGVGEGVVFDHIVGVGSAVGLPHALQDQTRKALADGDIAADGPLGRLVANDHLDARSVLTLAASGDADALEVTDRVGTVVACVVGVLGSMYDPARVIVCGAVAESIEPVLDAARRILPAELHLPAPEILASTLGAEVVSVGALATARRAARERAVPRLAEERLTLSA